The following coding sequences are from one Poecilia reticulata strain Guanapo linkage group LG18, Guppy_female_1.0+MT, whole genome shotgun sequence window:
- the snapc2 gene encoding snRNA-activating protein complex subunit 2 yields the protein MKPPPRNRIKRELSFWSETPKSRRNTNCKWGRPELKKLLKALKALSQTTGGGLQEIDYAVLKKDIPTRSISEISDMVDSLKNKTISSARFQLRMKNWEEKQFSRPIEEWTHMASTLAGTLEKVISAAFCQMLVVSSTEPCTLRNCDPKQDPRPAAVCRPVPCVGEQPSAVLLMAPAPAGSGSRRLPAPSQAVRTPTRRILPRQKQPAVPSTAAASTLLTGSPTPSAPLLSETLPAFVSPRSLKPLAPSTSGLSSVSAAAQSAVVLCLPVSSFSSPHSTLPLSNTAAELPATSRQSSKHAAVGGPETVGVNFAVDFEKIYKFLTVVQNPSEDYNLTPMESAIVLDLLMSLPEELHYLDCKNLQKHLIQMHQSLSAPDSSMPAKQLMSKLRTARRVERGPVPAGHPSQRCSQEAETAGAAGRGASSGQSEDADMSDFLPPLNPFLVPLSLLTRKQSSE from the exons ATGAAGCCCCCTCCGCGGAACCGAATTAAACGAGAGTTGAGCTTTTGGTCAGAGACGCCGAAGTCCCGCAGGAACACAAACTGTAAGTGGGGACGGCCTGAGCTGAAGAAGCTCCTGAAAGCCCTGAAAGCTCTCAGCCAGACCACCGGAGGAGGCCTACAAGAGATTGACTATGCTGTCCTGAAGAAAGACATTCCTACTCGGTCCATTTCAGAG ATCAGCGATATGGTGGactctctgaaaaacaaaaccatatcATCTGCACGGTTCCAGCTGCGTATGAAGAACTGGGAGGAGAAGCAGTTCAGCAGGCCTATTGAAGAGTGGACACACATGGCCTCCACTCTTGCTGGAACCCTTGAGAAAGTCATATCTGCTGCTTTCTGTCAG aTGCTGGTTGTGTCATCGACAGAGCCCTGCACTCTGAGGAACTGTGACCCCAAGCAGGACCCCAGACCCGCTGCTGTTTGTAGACCAGTGCCTTGCGTAG GTGAGCAGCCTTCTGCCGTGTTGCTCATGGCTCCGGCTCCAGCCGGGTCAGGGAGCAGGAGACTGCCAGCACCATCTCAGGCTGTTAGAACTCCAACCAGGAGGATCCTCCCACGTCAGAAACAGCCAGCTGTTCCTTCCACTGCTGCTGCCTCCACTTTGCTAACCGGATCTCCAACTCCATCCGCCCCGCTGCTCTCAGAAACGCTTCCTGCATTCGTATCCCCTCGCTCTCTAAAGCCTCTCGCTCCGTCTACCTCTGGCCTCTCCTCTGTCTCAGCAGCGGCTCAGTCtgctgttgtgttgtgtttgccCGTCTCCAGTTTTTCCTCTCCCCACTCCACACTCCCACTCTCCAACACAGCCGCTGAGCTGCCTGCTACATCTAGGCAGTCGAGTAAACATGCGGCGGTAGGCGGCCCAGAGACAGTTGGAGTGAACTTTGCTGTGGACTTTGAAAAGATCTACAAGTTCCTGACTGTTGTCCAAAACCCCAGTGAGGATTATAATCTAACGCCCATGG AAAGTGCGATAGTCTTGGACCTGCTGATGTCTCTCCCAGAAGAGCTTCATTATCTGGACtgcaaaaacctgcagaaacatcTGATCCAG ATGCATCAGAGTCTCTCTGCTCCTGACTCCTCCATGCCTGCAAAGCAGCTGATGTCAAAGCTGAGGACTGCGCGCCGTGTTGAGAGGGGGCCAGTGCCAGCTGGACATCCCAGCCAGAGATGCAGCCAAGAGGCAGAAACTGCTGGTGCTGCCGGCAGAGGAGCCTCTTCAGGCCAGTCTGAGGACGCAGACATGTCGGACTTCCTCCCACCTCTTAATCCTTTCCTGGTTCCACTGAGCTTGTTGACGCGAAAACAGAGTTCtgaataa